One genomic region from Kamptonema formosum PCC 6407 encodes:
- a CDS encoding adenylate/guanylate cyclase domain-containing protein, with amino-acid sequence MTKKQPLPWSRYIPPGLTLCLGVSLSILAFALIWNWENRRRDYEFNRRSDDFAIALERQLNTDLDVILALGDYMRATNKVDRSSFARFVARPLAIHPSLEILAWSPRVPNTQRQNYEANARSKTDPNFQIRERNSLGKIVRASDRAEYFPVYYVEPLAQNQEALGLDLGSEPAIRAALDQARDTGEMVVSENIDLIRGDRSQPALLTIQPVYQNGSQPSTISDRRNLLQGFVLGIFQIKDIFQTSLRGRNTEYVNFYLTNSILKKPNQSIPSIVLPNIDDPDFPPYLQTNNFGVLYDSSTQTVVSAGPEVEQAAKLNCPIQNNSDSRETPCRLVLKISGSQWSLYILTTPEFRRTQKHWRSWGSLVMGLLWTLIPVTYMLTALSRTTQIEKLAEESSNQAKKLQQAYKQLELEQAKSEQLLLNVLPAPIAERLKGDEHNIADTFGAVTVMFADIVGFTELSSRISPSELVGVLNDIFSAFDHLADKHGLEKIKTIGDAYMVVGGLPVPHSDHAEAIAEMALDMLQEIRRLSVEHNEAFSIRIGINSGPVIAGVIGLKRFIYDLWGDTVNIASRMESHGMTGCIQVTAATYELLRQKYAFEKRGAIQIKGKGYMTTYLLTGRREQKQSSGGARERGKFS; translated from the coding sequence ATGACGAAAAAACAACCTTTACCCTGGTCTCGCTACATTCCCCCTGGGTTAACCCTTTGTTTAGGCGTTAGTTTATCGATTTTAGCCTTCGCCTTGATTTGGAACTGGGAAAATAGACGGCGAGATTACGAATTTAACCGTCGTAGCGACGATTTCGCGATCGCCCTAGAGCGTCAGCTTAATACAGATTTAGATGTGATTCTTGCTCTCGGCGACTACATGAGAGCTACAAACAAAGTAGATCGTTCCTCCTTTGCTCGGTTTGTCGCCCGTCCCCTCGCCATCCACCCCAGTTTGGAAATCCTCGCCTGGAGTCCACGAGTACCCAACACCCAACGGCAAAACTATGAAGCTAATGCCAGAAGCAAAACAGATCCAAACTTCCAGATTAGAGAGCGAAACTCACTCGGTAAGATAGTTAGAGCTAGCGATCGTGCTGAATATTTCCCCGTATACTACGTAGAACCTTTAGCCCAGAACCAGGAGGCTTTAGGGTTGGATCTAGGTTCCGAACCTGCTATCCGCGCCGCCTTAGACCAAGCGAGGGATACAGGAGAAATGGTTGTCAGTGAAAATATCGACTTAATTAGGGGCGATCGCTCTCAACCTGCCTTACTGACCATCCAACCAGTTTACCAAAACGGCTCTCAACCCAGCACGATTAGCGATCGCCGCAACTTATTACAAGGATTTGTACTAGGAATATTTCAAATTAAAGATATTTTTCAGACTTCTCTGAGAGGGCGCAACACCGAATATGTAAATTTTTACCTCACTAACAGCATTCTTAAAAAGCCAAATCAGTCAATACCTTCTATAGTCTTACCCAATATCGATGATCCAGACTTCCCCCCCTATCTACAGACAAATAACTTTGGGGTACTCTACGATTCCAGCACCCAAACAGTTGTTTCAGCAGGGCCGGAGGTAGAACAAGCAGCAAAGTTAAACTGCCCGATTCAAAACAATTCTGATTCGAGAGAAACACCTTGTAGGCTAGTCCTCAAGATTAGCGGTAGCCAGTGGTCGCTTTATATCTTAACAACCCCTGAATTTCGTAGGACTCAAAAACACTGGCGGTCTTGGGGTAGCTTAGTTATGGGCTTGCTGTGGACTCTCATACCTGTTACTTATATGTTGACCGCCCTCAGCCGCACGACACAAATCGAAAAACTCGCCGAAGAAAGTTCTAATCAAGCCAAAAAGTTACAACAAGCTTACAAACAATTGGAATTAGAACAAGCCAAATCCGAGCAACTACTATTAAATGTTTTACCCGCCCCGATCGCAGAGCGTCTCAAAGGTGACGAACACAATATAGCTGACACTTTTGGGGCAGTAACAGTGATGTTTGCTGATATTGTCGGCTTTACAGAGCTCTCCTCCCGTATCTCTCCCTCGGAATTGGTGGGAGTGCTCAACGATATCTTTTCCGCCTTTGACCACTTAGCCGACAAACACGGCTTAGAGAAGATCAAGACGATTGGGGACGCTTATATGGTAGTTGGCGGCCTCCCAGTGCCCCATTCCGATCACGCAGAAGCGATCGCAGAAATGGCCCTGGATATGTTGCAGGAAATTCGTAGACTCAGCGTCGAACACAATGAAGCTTTTAGCATCCGCATCGGTATTAACTCTGGCCCCGTAATTGCCGGTGTCATTGGCTTAAAGAGATTTATCTACGATTTGTGGGGCGACACTGTGAATATTGCTAGCCGCATGGAATCTCACGGTATGACGGGCTGCATTCAAGTGACAGCAGCCACTTACGAGCTATTGCGCCAGAAGTATGCCTTTGAGAAGCGGGGGGCTATCCAAATTAAGGGCAAAGGGTACATGACAACTTACTTACTTACTGGTAGGAGAGAGCAAAAGCAAAGCAGCGGTGGAGCCAGAGAGCGCGGAAAATTTTCTTAG
- a CDS encoding polysaccharide biosynthesis protein, producing MKLASTNLSAVKSTTKAGIIELIKQLVPPGSPEPQDSAILAELQTLTVKLIEAYKADGLLETEPFSDVRNRTLHLYAQEVKSKVQGKVVLVTGGEGCVGTNLIKKLLELGAKRIVSVDKARCHNLEGDIPTSTLEGKIIFYAADVRNSEALRYIFDTEKPNLVFHLAAQRLPGLAEIKIRETATTSLLGTKHIIQLCEEYGVRQCIFSSTGKASRYFTTEVYAASKKLAEWQFAQAAQEGNVTYGMVRFTHMLDNSSFCEQMAKKVDQGKIVNVHAPHRYVTAQNVEEAVHLLLNSLIFSVPGKLKFLTVRNLGWPTETLEVALAKIIESGKNIPIYFQGLLPGYEEPFFLGQFDWSNPTEIHLLMNVLENASRIVDPSGEMEIAELAPFSFRTLTKQLFRLEVLVTDETFPEAQIKPALANSEREIISSTFSWTSAHELLNILKWGINAKRLQADGTDINIYQDILELLLEGLHGRLNKEVLNLAKVTPDEFDDMIESLSKVGSIQLEVAYLRSVSRYVREFAPVDNVIQLRSQKVLASVVGG from the coding sequence GTGAAACTTGCATCTACTAATTTATCAGCAGTTAAATCTACTACCAAAGCCGGAATTATTGAACTGATCAAACAGCTAGTTCCTCCTGGTTCGCCAGAGCCTCAAGACTCTGCAATTCTTGCTGAATTGCAAACTCTGACAGTCAAGCTCATCGAAGCTTACAAGGCCGACGGACTATTAGAAACAGAGCCTTTTAGCGATGTACGCAACCGCACCCTTCACCTGTACGCACAGGAAGTTAAGAGCAAAGTACAAGGAAAAGTGGTACTCGTAACCGGAGGAGAAGGGTGCGTTGGAACTAACTTGATTAAAAAACTGCTCGAACTAGGTGCTAAGCGCATAGTTTCTGTGGATAAAGCACGATGTCATAACTTAGAAGGAGATATTCCCACTAGCACTCTAGAAGGAAAGATCATTTTCTATGCGGCTGATGTTCGTAACTCTGAGGCGCTAAGATATATATTTGATACAGAAAAACCCAATCTAGTCTTTCACCTAGCTGCTCAACGCCTACCCGGACTCGCTGAAATTAAAATTCGAGAAACTGCTACCACTAGCCTTTTAGGAACTAAACATATTATCCAACTTTGTGAAGAGTATGGTGTCCGCCAGTGCATTTTCTCTTCCACAGGCAAAGCTTCTCGCTATTTTACTACAGAAGTTTACGCCGCCTCCAAAAAGTTAGCAGAGTGGCAATTTGCTCAAGCAGCTCAAGAAGGAAATGTTACTTATGGGATGGTACGTTTTACCCATATGTTAGATAACAGCTCTTTCTGCGAGCAAATGGCTAAAAAAGTAGACCAAGGTAAAATAGTCAACGTTCACGCTCCGCACCGCTACGTAACTGCTCAAAATGTTGAAGAAGCAGTACATTTGTTGTTGAATTCATTAATTTTTTCCGTTCCCGGTAAACTAAAATTTTTAACAGTTCGCAATCTGGGCTGGCCAACGGAAACCCTGGAAGTTGCTCTTGCTAAAATTATTGAGTCTGGCAAAAATATCCCGATTTATTTTCAAGGACTTCTCCCTGGATATGAAGAACCCTTTTTCCTGGGTCAGTTTGACTGGAGCAATCCTACAGAAATTCACCTGTTAATGAATGTTTTGGAAAATGCCTCTCGAATAGTTGACCCTTCTGGAGAAATGGAAATTGCGGAACTAGCTCCTTTTTCTTTCCGCACATTAACTAAACAATTGTTCCGCCTGGAAGTATTAGTTACGGATGAAACTTTCCCAGAAGCTCAAATTAAGCCAGCTCTAGCAAATTCTGAAAGAGAGATAATTTCTTCGACTTTTTCTTGGACTTCAGCCCACGAACTCTTGAATATCTTAAAGTGGGGAATCAATGCTAAGAGGCTGCAAGCTGATGGAACTGACATCAATATCTACCAGGATATTCTAGAGCTACTTCTAGAAGGTTTACACGGCAGATTAAATAAAGAAGTTTTGAATCTAGCTAAGGTGACACCTGATGAATTTGATGACATGATTGAAAGTTTATCAAAGGTGGGTTCTATTCAACTAGAGGTGGCATATTTGCGCTCTGTATCCAGATATGTCCGAGAGTTTGCTCCTGTTGACAATGTGATTCAATTGAGGTCTCAAAAGGTATTAGCTAGCGTTGTTGGTGGTTAG
- a CDS encoding AAA family ATPase, translated as MIPQQLTLKNFLSYRDATLDFRGLHTACICGPNGAGKTSLLEAIAWAIWGNCRTASEDDIIHIGETEVRVDFVFATHGEIYRIIRNRRRGLSGTLEFQIATDSAVVNGEIKAGSFRTLTEKGLRVTQQKIIEHLKLDYETFINSAYLRQGRADEFMLKKPSDRKEILAGLLKLDQYDILAEQAKEKSREFKAQVEFLQKSLYSLKGQLLQRDEIATKQTNLQQITAQLQQQQNSNTEKLQQLQGQQHQRQTGEKLLIGQQQQHSNIAQECNRLQQELATVKQQQQEIQALLQQESEITTGLTLFQKLQIEEETLSAKFKAHQEAQNQRQQLQEQQRQIVSQISGKVQQVQAQLETLEQQQKEVQDILNQQPEAEAGLAQLQAARTRLSQLDRLQLQVAPLLQRRQQLQTQLDRAHARLSARLEELNSRARSQQATYQQKQPELHRELQAVANHILQLENKRVYQQRVTEKGQERHHFLKSLQDSQRDFEARLAELDQKIQLLGIPPNNIDLEEQKLLPESDIYQNLKLKTQDLQLPNCPLCDRPLDEHHWSLVVTKHRHQQQEIWNQLWVIREQLTISNRELEVLRNEYRQLGEELAPYETLRERRGNLQAQIDALGIEQLRVQELLAEASAIERSLRSGEYAAEDYTELQQLEQNLQVLNYSEQNHALVRNQEKSLRWAEIKMSRIKEAQQKLQKINSRRPELHSQLTSFQQQIQQQQTDSEIQQQIQSIDRYLAEIGYSLEQHSNIRAELRKNQFWLSRAEKLRQAQKQSPQIQQRMNELGNLIQVRSQDLETLNNQILAIRQQLQQTPDTATQIAEIEQQIQHRRQQLDQNLASLGRIEQQQQHLENLQTQCETQQQQLETARKQYRVYQELSQAFGKNGIQAFMIENVLPQLEAETNHILSRLSANQLHVQFITQRAAASKKATKLIETLDILIADARGTRPYETYSGGEAFRINFAIRLALAKLLAQRAGTALQMLIIDEGFGTQDSEGCDRLIAAINAIAPDFECILAVTHVPHLREAFQARIEVSKTPQGSRINLSI; from the coding sequence ATGATTCCGCAACAACTCACACTCAAAAACTTTCTTAGTTACCGCGATGCAACTCTCGACTTTCGAGGGCTCCACACCGCTTGTATCTGCGGCCCCAACGGTGCAGGTAAAACCTCCCTTTTAGAAGCGATCGCTTGGGCAATTTGGGGTAACTGTCGCACCGCCTCTGAAGACGACATCATCCATATCGGCGAAACTGAAGTCCGCGTTGACTTCGTTTTCGCAACTCACGGCGAAATCTACCGCATCATTCGCAACCGCCGTCGGGGACTCTCAGGAACTCTAGAATTTCAAATTGCGACCGACTCTGCTGTTGTTAATGGGGAGATCAAGGCTGGCTCTTTTCGGACGCTGACAGAAAAAGGACTGCGGGTGACACAGCAGAAAATTATCGAACACCTGAAACTCGATTATGAAACCTTCATTAACTCAGCTTATTTGCGACAAGGGCGGGCGGATGAATTTATGCTCAAAAAACCGAGCGATCGCAAAGAAATTCTCGCGGGTCTACTGAAACTCGACCAATACGACATCTTAGCAGAACAAGCCAAAGAAAAATCCCGCGAATTTAAAGCTCAAGTTGAATTCCTACAAAAAAGTCTGTACTCCCTCAAAGGGCAACTGCTACAACGCGATGAGATCGCCACGAAGCAAACCAACCTCCAACAAATCACCGCTCAACTCCAACAACAACAAAATAGTAACACCGAAAAACTCCAGCAACTCCAAGGTCAGCAACACCAACGCCAAACCGGAGAAAAACTCCTCATTGGCCAACAGCAACAACATAGTAACATCGCCCAAGAATGCAATCGCCTCCAACAAGAACTCGCCACAGTCAAACAGCAGCAACAGGAAATTCAAGCCCTCCTGCAACAAGAAAGCGAAATTACAACGGGTTTAACCCTTTTTCAAAAGCTGCAAATCGAAGAAGAAACCCTTTCGGCTAAATTCAAAGCTCACCAAGAGGCACAAAACCAGCGGCAGCAATTACAAGAACAACAGCGGCAGATTGTGAGTCAAATCAGCGGCAAAGTTCAGCAAGTCCAAGCCCAATTAGAAACGTTAGAACAACAACAAAAAGAAGTTCAAGATATTCTCAATCAACAGCCAGAAGCAGAAGCTGGACTGGCTCAATTGCAAGCAGCAAGAACTCGCCTGAGTCAACTGGATCGATTACAGCTTCAAGTTGCACCCTTATTACAACGGCGGCAACAATTGCAAACCCAACTGGATCGGGCTCATGCTCGTTTGAGCGCTCGTTTAGAAGAACTTAACTCCAGAGCGCGATCGCAGCAAGCTACTTATCAACAAAAGCAGCCGGAATTACATCGGGAATTGCAAGCAGTAGCAAATCATATTTTACAATTAGAAAATAAGCGAGTTTATCAACAGCGAGTTACGGAAAAAGGACAAGAACGGCATCACTTTCTCAAAAGTCTTCAAGACAGTCAGCGCGACTTTGAAGCCCGACTTGCAGAATTAGACCAAAAAATTCAACTCTTAGGAATCCCCCCTAATAACATAGATTTGGAAGAGCAAAAATTATTACCAGAATCTGATATTTATCAGAACTTAAAGCTCAAAACTCAAGACTTACAACTTCCTAATTGTCCTCTGTGCGATCGCCCTTTAGACGAACATCACTGGAGCTTAGTAGTTACAAAACATCGCCATCAACAGCAGGAAATTTGGAATCAACTTTGGGTGATTCGGGAACAATTAACTATCTCGAATCGAGAGCTTGAAGTCCTCAGAAATGAGTATCGCCAACTAGGTGAAGAATTGGCTCCCTATGAAACATTGCGGGAACGCCGGGGTAATTTACAAGCCCAAATTGATGCTTTGGGAATAGAGCAATTGCGCGTGCAAGAATTATTAGCTGAAGCATCAGCTATAGAGAGATCGCTACGTAGCGGCGAATATGCAGCCGAAGATTATACAGAACTTCAACAACTAGAGCAAAACTTGCAGGTACTCAATTACAGCGAACAAAATCACGCCCTCGTCCGCAACCAAGAAAAAAGTTTGCGCTGGGCAGAAATTAAAATGAGTCGCATTAAAGAAGCTCAGCAAAAGTTACAGAAAATTAATAGCCGTCGCCCAGAACTTCACAGCCAATTAACCAGCTTTCAACAGCAAATACAGCAACAACAAACCGACTCAGAAATACAGCAACAAATTCAAAGTATTGATAGATATCTAGCCGAAATTGGCTATAGCTTAGAACAACATAGTAACATCCGCGCCGAACTGCGAAAAAATCAATTTTGGCTTTCCCGTGCCGAAAAATTACGTCAAGCTCAAAAACAGTCTCCGCAAATACAGCAGCGAATGAATGAATTAGGGAACTTAATTCAAGTACGATCGCAAGATTTAGAAACACTCAACAATCAAATCTTAGCGATTAGGCAACAATTACAACAAACTCCCGACACAGCCACCCAAATTGCCGAAATAGAACAACAAATACAGCATCGCCGTCAACAACTAGACCAAAACTTAGCTAGTCTGGGACGAATTGAACAGCAACAACAGCACCTTGAAAACCTTCAAACTCAGTGCGAAACTCAACAACAACAACTAGAAACCGCCCGCAAGCAATACCGAGTTTATCAAGAATTATCGCAAGCTTTCGGTAAAAACGGTATTCAAGCTTTCATGATTGAAAATGTCTTACCCCAACTCGAAGCCGAAACTAATCACATTTTATCTCGACTGAGCGCTAATCAATTGCACGTCCAGTTTATCACCCAACGCGCCGCCGCTTCCAAAAAAGCCACAAAATTAATTGAAACCCTGGATATATTGATAGCAGATGCTCGCGGTACTCGCCCTTATGAGACTTATTCCGGCGGCGAAGCTTTCCGAATTAATTTTGCCATCCGACTAGCATTAGCTAAACTTTTAGCACAGCGTGCAGGTACGGCTTTGCAGATGTTAATTATTGACGAAGGTTTCGGTACTCAAGACAGCGAAGGGTGCGATCGCTTGATAGCGGCGATTAACGCGATCGCCCCCGACTTCGAGTGCATCCTTGCTGTCACCCATGTCCCTCACCTCCGAGAAGCTTTCCAGGCTAGAATAGAAGTCAGCAAAACTCCCCAAGGTTCTCGCATTAACTTGTCAATTTGA